Proteins found in one Solitalea lacus genomic segment:
- the trxB gene encoding thioredoxin-disulfide reductase has translation MSSELEHIHCLIIGSGPAGYTAAIYAARADLKPVMYTGLQPGGQLTTTTEVENFPGYPEGTQGPEMMEDFKKQAERFGAEVRFGIVTAVDFSSLPHRVTLDDGKVITADSVIISTGASAKWLGLPSEEKYNGFGVSACAVCDGFFFRKQDVAIVGAGDTAAEEATYLSKLCNKVYMIIRKGEMRASKAMQHRVMNTPNIEVLFNQETKEILGDGQNVTGALLINNETGKETTIDVTGFFVAIGHKPNTDVFKDWLDMDENGYIITKSGSTKTNIEGVFAAGDVQDHIYRQAVTAAGSGCMAALDAERYLAAKEHSSIYAEDLTN, from the coding sequence ATGTCAAGCGAATTAGAACACATTCATTGCCTGATCATCGGATCAGGACCCGCAGGTTACACTGCGGCTATTTATGCTGCGCGCGCTGATTTGAAACCAGTTATGTACACAGGTTTGCAACCAGGCGGACAGCTTACAACTACAACTGAAGTTGAAAACTTCCCTGGTTATCCTGAAGGTACTCAAGGACCAGAAATGATGGAAGATTTCAAAAAACAGGCTGAACGCTTTGGAGCTGAAGTACGTTTTGGTATTGTTACGGCTGTTGATTTCTCTTCACTTCCTCACAGGGTAACTTTAGATGATGGAAAAGTAATAACAGCTGACTCAGTAATTATTTCAACCGGAGCTTCTGCTAAATGGTTGGGATTACCTTCTGAAGAAAAATATAACGGTTTTGGAGTTTCTGCTTGCGCTGTTTGCGACGGATTCTTTTTCCGTAAGCAAGATGTTGCCATTGTTGGTGCAGGAGATACAGCAGCTGAAGAAGCTACTTACCTGTCAAAACTTTGCAATAAAGTTTATATGATTATTCGTAAAGGTGAAATGCGTGCTTCTAAAGCTATGCAGCACCGTGTAATGAACACTCCTAATATTGAGGTATTGTTCAACCAAGAAACCAAAGAAATTTTAGGTGACGGCCAAAATGTAACCGGAGCATTATTAATTAATAATGAAACTGGTAAAGAGACGACTATTGACGTTACAGGTTTCTTTGTAGCCATAGGTCACAAACCAAATACCGACGTGTTTAAAGACTGGTTGGATATGGATGAAAATGGTTACATCATTACTAAATCAGGTAGCACAAAAACCAATATTGAAGGAGTATTTGCTGCAGGTGACGTACAAGACCATATTTACCGTCAAGCGGTAACTGCAGCCGGTTCAGGTTGTATGGCAGCACTTGATGCTGAACGCTATTTGGCGGCTAAAGAGCATAGCTCTATTTATGCAGAAGACTTAACTAACTAA
- a CDS encoding MarR family winged helix-turn-helix transcriptional regulator — protein sequence MKIEKEILQEDFGNSHQKAVINLMFTHNWVRDKLSGIFKTYDILPQHYNVLRILKGKHPQPVSPGQIKDVMIDKGNDVTRLLDKLVTKGFVKRCLCEENRRKMDITITEAGLKLLDELSPFFDEFYQAMKGRLNENDAELLSDLLDKLRD from the coding sequence GTGAAAATTGAAAAAGAAATACTTCAGGAAGATTTTGGCAACAGTCATCAGAAAGCGGTAATCAATTTAATGTTTACCCACAACTGGGTACGTGATAAGCTGAGTGGTATTTTTAAAACATATGATATTTTACCTCAGCACTATAATGTACTAAGAATATTAAAGGGTAAACACCCTCAACCAGTTTCACCTGGACAAATTAAAGATGTGATGATAGACAAAGGCAACGACGTAACTCGCCTTTTGGATAAACTAGTGACCAAAGGTTTTGTTAAACGATGTCTTTGTGAAGAAAACCGTAGAAAAATGGATATTACTATTACCGAAGCAGGTTTAAAGCTTCTTGATGAATTAAGTCCGTTTTTCGACGAATTTTATCAAGCAATGAAAGGACGTTTAAATGAAAATGATGCTGAATTATTAAGTGATTTATTAGACAAATTGCGGGATTAA
- a CDS encoding pirin family protein, with amino-acid sequence MATKSIKQVLTGASPHMVGDGFRVSNYVPGPYGITRETNPFIMLDYNMPHYFEPSAYRRGVGEHPHRGFETVSIAYEGQIEHRDSSGGGGVISAGDVQWMTAAAGLMHDEFQSQEFAETGGLQHFIQVWVNLPAKDKMSPPKYQAITNDSISTVKIDDKGSVNRIIAGNFKGVNGAASTFTPIEMYDIRMVTGAEVSFDLPALFNTMILITKGSFIINNEQQAKHKDFVLFNHDGETITLKAEEDSYAMVFSGEPINEPIVSYGPFVMNTQEEIIQAINDFNSGKFGSI; translated from the coding sequence ATGGCAACTAAATCAATAAAACAGGTATTAACAGGAGCATCTCCACACATGGTAGGCGACGGTTTCCGAGTGTCAAACTATGTACCAGGCCCATACGGCATCACACGTGAAACCAATCCATTCATAATGCTGGACTATAACATGCCCCACTATTTTGAGCCTTCAGCATACCGAAGAGGTGTTGGAGAACATCCTCACCGTGGTTTTGAAACGGTAAGTATTGCATACGAAGGACAAATTGAGCACCGTGACTCTTCCGGTGGTGGGGGAGTTATCAGTGCAGGCGATGTGCAATGGATGACAGCGGCTGCAGGTCTGATGCATGATGAATTTCAATCACAAGAATTTGCAGAAACAGGAGGTTTGCAGCACTTCATTCAGGTTTGGGTTAATTTACCGGCCAAGGATAAAATGAGCCCACCTAAATACCAGGCTATTACTAATGATAGCATTAGCACGGTTAAGATTGATGACAAAGGCAGTGTGAACCGCATTATTGCCGGAAATTTTAAAGGGGTAAATGGAGCTGCAAGTACTTTTACTCCAATTGAAATGTATGACATCAGAATGGTAACTGGAGCGGAAGTAAGCTTTGATCTTCCTGCTTTGTTTAACACTATGATACTGATTACAAAAGGAAGTTTCATCATAAACAACGAACAACAAGCCAAGCATAAAGACTTTGTGTTGTTTAATCATGATGGAGAAACCATTACATTAAAAGCTGAAGAAGACAGCTATGCAATGGTTTTTAGTGGTGAACCTATTAATGAACCCATTGTTAGTTATGGCCCTTTTGTTATGAATACACAGGAAGAAATCATTCAAGCTATAAATGATTTTAACTCAGGAAAATTTGGTTCAATTTAA
- the mnmA gene encoding tRNA 2-thiouridine(34) synthase MnmA, with the protein MSKHGRILVAMSGGIDSSVASIMLHEQGYEVIGLTMKTWDYASSGSSSKETGCCSLDSINDARSLAVQYGFPHYILDIREEFGNFVIDNFVEEYLAGRTPNPCVLCNTHIKWEALMKRADKLDCEFIATGHYAQIRQENDRYVVSKGLDNNKDQSYVLWGVSQYNLSRTMLPLGGFRKTEIRQMAMEMGQIDLANKSESYEICFVPDNDYRSFLKHRVPDLEERVDGGDFVLTDGRKVGKHKGYPFYTIGQRKGLGIALGEPVFVTRIIPETNTVVLGREEDLQKSQAFVRNYNLVKYDSITNPIEAVTKIRYKDAGTMSTIVQDGDLMKVEFDHSVSAIAPGQSAVFYEGDDLIGGGFLC; encoded by the coding sequence ATGAGTAAGCACGGAAGAATTTTAGTGGCAATGAGTGGAGGTATCGACAGTTCGGTAGCTTCAATTATGTTGCATGAGCAAGGCTATGAAGTAATTGGCCTTACCATGAAAACCTGGGATTATGCATCTTCGGGTAGTTCTTCTAAGGAAACCGGTTGCTGCAGTCTTGACTCAATAAACGATGCACGTTCTTTAGCCGTTCAATACGGCTTTCCTCATTATATTTTAGACATTCGCGAGGAGTTCGGCAATTTTGTTATCGATAATTTTGTTGAAGAATACCTTGCCGGACGTACACCTAACCCATGTGTATTATGCAACACCCACATCAAATGGGAAGCATTAATGAAACGTGCGGATAAACTGGATTGTGAATTTATTGCGACCGGTCATTATGCCCAAATTCGCCAGGAGAACGATCGTTATGTGGTTTCAAAAGGCTTGGATAACAACAAAGACCAATCTTACGTACTCTGGGGTGTATCTCAATATAATTTAAGTAGAACAATGTTACCATTAGGCGGTTTCAGAAAAACTGAAATCCGGCAAATGGCCATGGAAATGGGACAAATTGACCTGGCTAACAAAAGTGAGAGCTATGAAATTTGCTTTGTACCCGATAATGATTATCGTTCGTTCTTAAAGCATCGCGTACCTGATCTGGAAGAACGCGTTGACGGAGGTGACTTTGTATTAACTGACGGGCGAAAAGTTGGTAAGCATAAAGGCTATCCTTTTTATACCATTGGACAACGTAAAGGCTTGGGCATTGCTTTGGGAGAACCAGTATTTGTAACCCGAATTATCCCTGAAACCAATACTGTTGTTTTGGGCAGAGAGGAAGATCTACAAAAATCACAAGCATTTGTTCGTAATTATAACCTTGTAAAGTATGATTCGATTACCAATCCTATCGAAGCTGTTACAAAAATTAGATATAAAGATGCCGGCACAATGAGTACTATTGTGCAGGATGGAGATCTGATGAAGGTTGAATTTGACCACTCAGTTTCAGCAATTGCTCCCGGACAATCAGCTGTATTTTATGAAGGTGATGATTTAATAGGTGGAGGATTTCTGTGTTAA
- a CDS encoding YceI family protein, producing the protein MANTKWGIDPSHSEIQFKIKHMMVSNVTGNFNQFDVNVETDNDNFENAKISFNADIDSISTGNEQRDSHLKSADFFDAESFPKITFESSEFNKVDDSEFELKGNLTIKDITKPIKLNVEFGGSGLDPWGNKKAGFSIAGKINRKDFGLNWNSALETGGVLVSDEVKLLAEVQLAEVVIA; encoded by the coding sequence ATGGCAAATACAAAATGGGGAATTGACCCTTCGCACAGCGAAATTCAATTTAAAATTAAACACATGATGGTTAGCAATGTAACTGGTAACTTTAACCAATTTGATGTTAATGTTGAAACTGATAATGATAATTTTGAAAATGCAAAGATCAGTTTCAATGCTGATATAGACTCTATTTCAACGGGAAATGAACAGAGAGATTCACACCTTAAATCTGCAGATTTTTTTGATGCAGAAAGTTTCCCTAAAATCACTTTCGAATCATCAGAATTTAATAAGGTTGATGACAGCGAATTTGAGTTGAAAGGTAATTTAACCATAAAAGATATTACCAAGCCTATTAAGCTTAATGTTGAATTTGGTGGATCAGGCCTTGACCCATGGGGAAACAAAAAAGCAGGCTTTAGCATTGCAGGAAAAATTAACAGAAAAGATTTTGGACTAAACTGGAATTCAGCTTTGGAAACCGGTGGAGTTTTGGTAAGCGATGAAGTGAAATTGCTTGCTGAAGTTCAATTGGCAGAAGTTGTAATTGCTTAA
- a CDS encoding sulfite exporter TauE/SafE family protein has product MEIILLCCFAFLAGFVDSIVGGGGLIQMPALLFTLPQTALPVLFGTGKIPAITGTTAAAWQYSKKVNFNFKILATVAACALVAAYLGAQTINLLDSSLLKPLILIILVLIAVYTFFKKDLGSTQAREIPESKMLIMGSLIGLIIGFYDGFFGPGTGSFFILAFIMFLGFDFLNASAYAKIINCVTNLSALTAFIFNKQVLYHIALPMAVCNLAGGIIGSKLALTKGNEFIRKFFLIVICLLIARYAYDVFFK; this is encoded by the coding sequence ATGGAAATAATTTTATTGTGTTGTTTTGCTTTTCTTGCTGGATTTGTCGACTCTATTGTGGGCGGAGGCGGCCTGATTCAAATGCCTGCACTATTATTCACATTGCCCCAAACGGCATTGCCGGTACTTTTCGGTACAGGTAAAATACCAGCTATTACCGGTACTACAGCAGCCGCTTGGCAATACAGTAAAAAAGTTAATTTTAACTTCAAAATATTAGCAACTGTTGCCGCTTGTGCACTTGTTGCAGCTTATTTAGGAGCCCAAACAATCAATTTGCTTGACAGCTCCCTTTTGAAACCTCTTATTCTGATCATCCTTGTACTTATTGCCGTATATACCTTCTTTAAAAAAGATTTAGGCAGCACGCAGGCCCGAGAAATCCCTGAAAGCAAAATGCTGATCATGGGGAGCTTGATTGGATTGATAATCGGTTTTTATGACGGTTTTTTTGGCCCAGGAACAGGAAGCTTTTTCATTTTGGCATTTATCATGTTTTTAGGATTTGATTTCCTAAACGCCTCTGCTTATGCTAAAATCATTAACTGTGTTACCAACCTTTCAGCATTAACGGCATTCATCTTTAACAAACAAGTGTTGTATCACATAGCCTTGCCAATGGCGGTATGCAATCTTGCTGGCGGTATAATTGGCAGCAAATTGGCCTTAACTAAAGGCAATGAGTTTATACGCAAATTCTTCTTAATTGTAATTTGCTTGTTAATTGCCCGTTATGCTTATGATGTGTTTTTCAAATAA